GCACGGGTCGATGCCCAGCGCGCCGCCGATGACAGTCTCGACCACGAGACCCCGCTTTCGGAGGTGTTCGAGGATCAGATCTCCTGCGCCGATATCGTGCTGCTGACCAAGCCCGACCTCGCCGGCCCCGAAGGCGTGGCGCAGGCCAAGGCGGTGATCGCCGCCGAGGCGCCGCGCCCGATCCCGGTGGTCGAGGTGGCCGAGGGCGTGGTCGATCCGCGGGTGATCCTGGGGCTGGAGGCCGCCGCCGAAGACGACATGGACGCCAGGCCCAGCCATCACGACGGCGCCGCGCCCCACGACCATGACGATTTCGATTCGGTGGTGGTGGAGATCCCCGAGCTGGCCGATCCGGCGGCGCTGGTCGGCGCCATCGAAACCCTGGCGCGGGAACGCAACGTCCTGCGCGTCAAGGGTTATGCTGCGGTCGCGGGCAAGCCCATGCGGCTGCTGGTGCAGGCGGTGGGCGCGCGTGTGCGTCACCAGTACGACCGCCCCTGGGGGTCAGACGAGCCGCGCCGGGGCCAGCTTGTGGTGATCGCAGAGCATGACGATATCGACCCGGCGGCGATCTCCGCCGTGCTGGGCGCGATCTCCGAAGCGGCGGAATGACCTGAGGGCGCCGGGGGCCTCCCCCCCCGGCGCGACCGGAGCCAGCGATGCACATCCTCTTTCGCGAAAGCCACGGGCTCGAAGAAACCGAGACCCCGACCGACCTGGGCCAGAGCCCGGCGGATCTGGTGGTGCTGTCCTTCTCCGACAGCGATCTCGGCGCCTTTGCCGGCGCCTGGCATCGCGGCGGCGGGCGCGAGGGACGGCTGCCGACGCTGCGGCTGGCAAGTCTTGCGGCGCTGAAACATCCGCTCTCGGTCGACACCTATGTCGAGCAGACGCTGGAGGGCGCCAAGGGCATCCTGATCCGGCTGATCGGCGGCATGCCCTACTGGGCCTACGGGCTGCAACAGGTGCGCGCGCTGGCCGAGCGCAGGGGCATCGCGCTGGCGGTGCTGCCCGCCGACGGACGCCCCGATCCGCGCCTCGATGCGCAGTCCACCGTGCCGGTCTCGACCCTGCGGCGCCTCGCCCAGCTCTGCGATGCGGGCGGCGTGGTGGCGGCGCAGGCGGCACTGGCGCAGCTCGCGCTGGCGGCGGGGCTCTATGCCGGGCCGGTGCGCGGCGCCAAACATGTGCCCGAGGTCGGCGCCTGGCTGCCCGAACACGGGGTCTGCTGCCCGCTGCTCCTGCCCGCGCGCGCCGAAAGCGACAACGCGCCGCGCGTGCTGCTGGTCTTTTACCGCTCCTATCTCGTCGCCGACGATCTCGCGCCGCTGGAGACGCTGGCGGCGGCGTTCCGGGCGCGCGGCTATGGTGTGATGGGGCTTTTCGCGCCCTCGCTCAAATCGCCCGACGCGGCGGGCTGGCTGCGCCGGCAGGTGGCGCAGCTCGCTCCCGATGCCATCGTCAACGCCACCGCCTTTTCCGGCATCGGCAGCACGGGCAGCTCGCCGCTCGACGCCGGTGGCGTGCCGGTGTTTCAGGTGGCGCTGGCGACCTCCGACCGCAAGGCCTGGTCGGAGGCGGCGCGCGGTCTCTCGCCCGCCGATCTCGCCATGCATGTGGTGCTGCCCGAGGTCGATGGGCGGCTGAGCGGCGGCGTGATCTCCTTCAAGGAGCCCGCCCCCCGCGACCCGGATCTGCAATTCTCCCGGCAGGCGCACCGCCCCGCGCCCGAACGTGTGGCGGCGACGGTCAACCGTGTCGATGGCTGGCTGCACCTCGCCCGGACGCCGCGCCACGAGCGGCGCGTCGCGCTGATCCTGTCGACCTATCCCGGCAAGGACTGGGCGCTTGGTCACGCGGTCGGGCTCGACGCCCCGGCCTCCGCCCGCGCCATCCTGAGCGATCTCGCGACCGAGGGCTATGACGTGGCACCGGCGGAGAACGACCTGCCGCAACGCCTGCTGGCACGCGAGACGGGCTGGGATCTCGACGCCTACAAGACCGCACTCGCCACCCTGCCCGAGCCGCTGCAAAACGACCTGCACGAAACCTGGGGCGCGCCCGAGGACGATCCCGACATCACCGACGGCAGCATCCGCTTCGCCGCGATCCGGCAGGGCAAGGCGCTGGTGGCGCTGCAACCGGAGCGCGGCCTGCCCGGCGCGCGCGACGACGAGTATCACGATCTCGCCCGGACGCCGCGCCACGCCTATGTCGCCTTCTATCTCTGGCTGCACCGGCAGGCCGACGCACTGGTCCATATCGGCGCCCATGGCACGCTGGAATGGCTGCCGGGCAAATCCGTCGCGCTCTCTGCCGAATGCTGGCCCGAGGCGCTGACCGGCGCGCTGCCCGTGCTCTACCCGTTCATCGTCAACGACCCCGGCGAGGCGGCACAGGCAAAGCGCCGCATCGGCGCGCTCACGCTGGGCCATATCCCGCCGCCGCTGCGCCGCAGCGGCACGCCGCAGCGCCTGTCGCGGCTCGAAGCGCTGCTCGACGAGTTCTCCAATGCCGACGGGCTCGACCCGAAACGCCGCGACCGGCTTCAGGAGGACATTCGCGGCGAGGCGCAGGCGCTTGGGGTCGAGCGCGATCTGGGGCTCGACCGCGCCTCTTGCCCACATGAGGCGATCACCCGCATCGACCGCTTCGTCTGCGATGTGAAGGACAGCCAGTTCGGCGAGGGGCTGCATGTCTGGGGCCGCGACGCGCGCCCCGGCACCGGTTTCGAGACCGGCCCCTCGACCCGCGCCGAACGGCAATCGCTGCTCGACGCGCTCGACGGCAGGCGGATCGCGCCCGGCCCCTCGGGCTCGCCCTATCGCGGGCGCAGCGACGTGCTGCCCACCGGGCGCAACCTCTTCACCACCGATCCGCGCTCGGTGCCCACACGGGCGGCCTATGCGCAGGGCGGCAAGCTCGCCGAGGAGCTGATCCGCCGCCACCTTCAGGACGAGGGCGATTACCCGCGCGGGCTGGTCGTCGATCTCTGGGGCTCGGCCACCATGCGCACGGCGGGCGAGGATTTCGCCATGGCGCTGCATCTGCTGGGGGTGCGCCCGGTCTGGGACGAAGGCTCGGAGCGGGTGAGCGGCATCGAGGTGCTGCCCATCGCCGAGCTCGACCGCCCGCGCATCGACGTGACGCTGCGGGTCTCGGGTCTGTTCCGCGACGTCTTCCCGACGCTCTCGGCGCTCTTTGCCCAGGCGGTGCGGGCGCTGGCGGCGCGCGACGAGGCGCCGGACTGGAACCCCTATGCCGGGCGCGCCGATCTCGCCCGGGTCTACGGGCCGGCGCCGGGCAGTTTCGGGCTCGGCATGGGCGCATCGCTGGAGGATTACAGCGACGCGGCCCGCCGCGCGGCGGGCGAGGCCTGGCTCGCCGCCAGTGCCTGGGCGCTCGACGGAGACCAGGCGCAGCGCGACCTGCCGGGCATTCATGCGCGCGTCAAGCAGGCCGAGGGCTTTGTCCATAGCCAGGATCTGCCCGAGACCGATCTGCTGCTCGCCGCCGATTACGCCGGGCATGAGGCGGGCTTTGCCGCCGCGCAGGCCGTCGCCGGGGGCGACGCCCAGCTCTATCACCTCGACAACACCGATCCCGACCGGCCCCGCGCCCGCGCCCTGCCCGAAGAGATCGCCCGCGTGGTGCGCGCCCGCGCCGCCCACCCGGGCTGGATCGCCGGCATGCGCGACCACGGCTTTCGCGGCGCCGCCGAGATTGCTGCAACGCTCGATCACATGGCGGCCTTCGCCCATCTCTCGGGCGCCGTCGCGCCGCATCTCTTCGATCTCTACTACGCCGCAACGCTCGCCGATCGCGACACCGATCGCTTTCTGCAAGAGACCAACCCCGAGGCGCGCGCCGCGATGCTCGCGCGCTTCCGGGCACTGCTTGACGCCGGGCTCTGGCAGACGCAAAGCAACTCGCTCCGCATGCAACTCATGGAGGACGACGCATGAGCGAGCCACAGGTCAAGGGATGGTGTCCGGGGGCGCTGCGCCCGATGATGTCGGGCGACGGGCTGGTGATCCGCGTGCGCCCGCGTCTGGCCCGGCTGGAGGCGGCGCAGGCGCTGGGGCTCTGCGATCTGGCGCAGCGCTATGGCAATGGCAGCCTCGATCTCACCAGCCGCGCCAATCTCCAGATCCGGGGCGTTGCGCCAGACGACCATGAGGCGTTGATGGCGGCGCTGGGCGGGCTCGACCTGCTCGACACCGATCCCGAGACCGAGCGCCGCCGCAATATCCTCGTCACGCCGTTCTGGCAGCGCGGCGACCGCAGCGCACGGCTGGCGCGGGCGCTGACCGAGGCTTTGCCGGAGCTGCCCGAGCTGCCCGCCAAGGTGGGCTTTGCCGTCGATACCGGGGCGCAGCCGGTGCTCGTCGATGCCCCTGCCGACTTCCGTTTCGAGCGCAGCCAGGGCGGGCTGCTCCTGCGCGCCGACGGCTGGGCGCTGGGGCGCCCGGTGACCGATGACAGCGCGATCCCCGCGCTGATCGAGCTGGCGGAATGGTTCGACGCCCATCGCAGCCCCGAGCGCCGCCGCATGGCGCAGGTGCTGGCCGCGACACCGCTGCCCGACGCCTGGGCCAGCACCGCGCCAAAGCAGCGCGCAGCACTGCCGCAGCCGGGCGCGCATGCGCTCGGCGCACTGCTGGGCGCCCCCTTCGGCCAGATCGGCGCCGAGCCCCTCGCCCGCCTGCTGCACGAGACCGGCGCCCCGGCACTGCGCCTCACCCCATGGCGGCTTTTCCTGCTGGAAGGCGCGGCCATGCCGGAAACGGATGATTTCGTCACCGACCCCGGCGATCCGCTGCTGCGCGCCGATGCCTGCGCCGGCGCGCCCTTCTGCCCGTCCGCCAGTGTCGAGACCCGCGCGCTGGCGCGTGCGCTCGCCCCGCGCGTCCCGGGCCGGCTGCACGTCTCGGGCTGCGCCAAGGGCTGCGCCCGCGCCGCCCCCGCCACGGTCACCCTCACCGGGCGTGACGGCGTCTTCGACCTCATCCGCGACGGCTGCGCCGGCGACACGCCACAGCGGACCGGCCTCACCTCATCCGATCTTCAGAGCAACAGCGAATGGCTGCGATGACCTATACATATGAAACCGACGGCGCGGCGATCTACCGGCAGTCCTTTGCAACGATCCGCGCCGAGGCCGCGCTCGGCGGCTTCGCCCCCGACGAGGAACAGATCGCCGTGCGGATGATCCACGCGGCGGGCATGGTCGGGCTGGAGCGCCATATCCGCTTTTCGCCGGGCTTTGCCGAGACGGCCCGCACGGCGCTCGAAGACGGCGCGCCGATCCTCTGCGACGCGCGCATGGTGAGCGAGGGCATCACCCGCCCGCGCCTGCCCGCCGGCAACGCGGTGATCTGCACGCTCCAGGACAAGCGCGTGCCCGACCTCGCCGCCCGCATGAGCACCACCCGCTCCGCCGCCGCGCTGGAGCTGTGGCGCCCGCATCTCAGCGGCGCGCTGGTGGCCATCGGCAACGCGCCCACGGCGCTGTTTCACCTGCTGAACATGCTCGAAGACCCGGATTGCCCGCGGCCTGCGGCGATCATCGGCTGCCCGGTGGGCTTTGTCGGCGCGGCAGAGAGCAAGGCGGCGCTCTGGGCCGACCAGCCCGAGCCCTGCTGCATCGTCGAGGGCAGGCTCGGCGGCAGCGCCATCACCGTCGCCGCCATCAATGCCATCGCGAGCCGCGCCGAATGAACGCGCAGGAGGAAATGTCCGCAAAGACCGGCACCCGCGTCCAGGGCACGGTCTGGGGTGTCGGCCTCGGCCCCGGCGATCCGGATCTGATGAGCGTGCGCGCCGACCGGCTGATCCGGGGCGCGCGGCACCTAGCCTATTTCCGCAAGGCCGGGCGCATGGGTCGGGCGCGCCAGATCGTCGACGGCATGCTGCCCGACACCGTCTCGGAAGTGCCGATGGACTATCCCATGACCACCGAGATCCCCTTTTCCGATCCGCGCTATGTCGCGGCGCTCTCGGGGTTTTACGCCGATTGCACCACCCGGCTGCGCAGGCTCGCCGAGGCGGGCGAGGATGTGGTGGTGCTCTGCGAGGGCGATCCGTTCTTTTATGGCTCCTTCATGCATCTCTATACGCGGCTGAAACCGGTCGTGCCGGTGCGCGTGGTGCCCGCGATCACCGGCATGTCGGCGGCCTGGACCGCCACGGGCCTGCCTGTCACGTGGGGTGATGACGTGCTTTCGGTGGTGATGGGCACCCTGCCCGAAGAGGCGCTCTCCACCCATATGGCGCAGGCCGATGCGCTGGTGGTGATGAAGGTGGGTCAGAATCTCGGCAAGGTGCGCCGGGCGCTGCAAGCCGCCGGCAAATACGACGCCGCCTGGCTGGTCGAATATGCCTCCATGCCGCAGCAGACGGTGCAGCGGCTTTGCGAGACCGAGGCCGAGACCGCCCCCTATTTCTCCATCGTCGTGGTGCATGGGCAGGGGCGGCGGCCATGAGCGGCTCTGTCGTCATCGCCGGGCTCGGCCCCGGCGCCGAGGCGCTGGTCACCCCCGAGGTGCAGGCCGCGCTCGACGATGCCACCGATGTGGTGGGCTATATCCCCTATGTGGCGCGGGTGGCCGAGCGTCCGGGGCTGGTGAAACACGCCTCCGACAACCGGGTGGAGCTCGACCGCGCCCGCCACGCGCTGGAGCTGGCCGAGGCCGGGCGGCGCGTGGTCGTGGTGTCCTCTGGCGATCCCGGCGTCTTTGCCATGGCCTCGGCACTTTTCGAGGCGGTGGAGGCCGGGCCGCGACACTGGCGCGATCTCGACATCCGTGTGCTGCCGGGCATCACCGCGATGCTGGCGGCGGCGGCGCGGGCGGGGGCGCCGCTGGGGCATGATTTCTGCGCGATCAACCTCAGCGACAACCTCAAGCCCTGGGAGCTGATCGAGAAACGCCTGCGCCTTGCCGTCGAGGCGGATTTCGCCATGGCCTTCTACAACCCGCGTTCGAAGGCGCGGCCTGAAGGCTTTGCCCGCGTGCTGTCGCTGCTGACCGAGGCCTGCGGCGATGCCCGTCCGGTGATCTTTGCCCGCGCCGTCTCGACGCCCGAGGAGGAGATCCGCGTCGTCCCCCTGCCCGAGTGCCGCCCGGAGATGGCCGACATGCGCACAATGGTGATCGTCGGCTCCTCGGCCACACGGATCATCACCCGCGACGGCGCGCCCTTCGTCTACACCCCGAGATCGGCGGGATGATGTCCGATCCAGTCCAGAACCGTGGCGATCTCGTGGGTCTCGCGCCGCGCGGGCAGCGCGGGCCGGTCGATCATGATCACCGGCAGCCCCAGCGCTCGTGCCGCTGCGAGCTTGGCGCTGGCACCGCTGCCGCCCGAGTTTTTCGAGACCACCAGCTCGGTCCCCTGCGCCCGCATCAGCGCGAGGTCGCCCGCCTCGGTGAAGGGGCCGCGCTCCACGACGACCCGATGGTGCGGCAAGGGCAGCGGCTCTGCGGGCGGATCGACGAGGCGCAGCAGGTAGTGATGCTGCGGCGCAGCGGAAAAGGCCGCCAGATGCTGCCGCCCCACCGCGAGAAACACCCGCGCCGGCGCGCCGGCAAGCGCCGCGACGGCGCCCGCGATGTCGGGCACATGGCGCCAGTCGTCGCCCGGCCCCGACTGCCATGGCGCGCGGGTGAGCGCGATGAGCGGCACGCCGGCCAAAGCGCAGCCCGCCACCGCATTGGCGCTCATCCGGGCGGCAAAGGGATGGGTGGCATCGACCACATGGGTGATCTTCTGCGCGCGCAGATAGTCCGCCAGCCCCTCCGGCCCGCCGAACCCGCCCACCCGCTGCGGCAGAGGCTGCGGACGCGGGCGCTCGACCCGGCCGGCCAGCGACACGGTTCCGGCGATGCCGGCACCGGCAAGGCGGCGGCAGAGCGCGGTGGCTTCGGTCGTGCCGCCGAGAACGAGGAGATTGGGCGCCATGGCTGAAGACCCTTGGGTGACGATCATCGGTCTGGGCGAGGATGGACCGGCGGGGCTCTGTTCCGCAAGCCGGTCGGCGCTGGAGGCGGCAGAGGTGATCATGGGCCCGCCCCGCCACCTCTCGCTGCTCCCCGGTCTCGCGGCGGAGCGGGTGGCATGGCCGGTGCCCTTCGCCGATGGCATCGAACGGCTGCTGGCGCTGCGCGGGCGGCTTGTGGTCGTGCTGGCCTCGGGCGATCCGTTCTGGTTCGGCGCGGGCGCGGTGCTGGCGCGGCATCTGGCGACGGAGGAGTGGCGCGCCTTGCCCGGGATCTCCACCTTTGCCCTCGCCGCGAGCCGCCTCGGCTGGCCGCTGGAAACCACCGGCTGTTTCGGATTGCACGCGGCGCCGCTCACCCGGCTCCGCCCGCATCTGGCGATGGGGGCGCGGCTGATCGTGCTGCTGCGCGACGGCGAAGCGGTGACGGCGCTGGCGGATTATCTCTGCGAAACCGGGTTCGGGGAGAGCCGGCTGACCGTGCTGGAGGCGTTGGGAGGCCCGCGCGAACGGATCACGCGGGCACGCGCCGACGCGCTGCCCGAGGCGGAGTTCGCGCATCCGGTCTGCGCCGCGCTGGAGCTTGCGGGCGGGCCTGCCCTGCCGCTGGCCAGCGGGCGGGCGGATGACTGGTTCGAAAGCGACGGGCAGATCACCAAGCGCCCGGTGCGCGCGCTGACCCTCTCGGCGCTGGCGCCCCGTCCTCATGAGCATCTCTGGGATATCGGCGGCGGCTCGGGCTCCATCGGGATCGAGTGGCTGCTGGCGCATCCGACCCTCGCCGCCACCGCCATCGAGCCCCGCGCCGAGCGCGCCGACCGCATCCGCGCCAATGCCGGCCGGCTGGGCATGGACCGGCTGCACGTCGTGACCGGCGCAGCCCCCGACGCACTCGCCGGGCTCACCCCGCCCGATGCCGTCTTTGTCGGCGGCGGGCTCGACACGGCACTGCTGGGCTGGCTGGAGACCCACCTGCCGCAAGGCACCCGCCTTGTCGCCAACGCGGTGACGCTGGAGACCGAGGCGCTGCTCACAAACGCGCAGGCCCGGCTTGGCGGCGACCTGCTGCGCATCGAGCTGTCGGAACCCGCCGCCATCGGCCCGCGCCGGGGCTGGCGGGCGAGCTATCCCATCGTGCAATGGAGCGTGGTGCTGTGATCGTGGCCGGGTTCGGATTTCGCGGCGCGGCCACGCCGGAGAGCCTGCGCGACGCCTATGACCGCGCGCGCGCGGGCGACACCGCGACCCGCATCGCCACCGCCGCCGACAAGGCCGAAAGCCCCGCCTTCCGCGCCTTTGCGCAATCGCTCGGCCTGCCGGTTGTGCCGGTGCCGCCGCAACGCCTGACACATCAGGCCACCCTCACCCGCTCCGCCGCGTCGCAAACCGCGCGCGGCACCGGGTCGGTGGCCGAAGCCGCCGCCCTCGCCGCCGCCGGACCGCAGGCCCGGCTCGTCGGCGCGCGGGCGATTTCCGAAGACCGTCTGGCCACCTGCGCGCTGGCCTGGGGAGAGACCACATGACCGTTCATTTCATCGGCGCCGGCCCCGGCGCCCCCGACCTGCTGACCCTGCGCGGCCGCGACATCATCGCCGCCTGCCCGGTCTGCCTCTATGCCGGCTCGCTGGTGCCCGAGGCGATCCTGGCGCATTGCCCCGAGGGCGCGCGGATCGTCAACACCGCGCCGATGGATCTCGACGCGATCCTCGACGAGATCCGCGCCGCCCATGACAAGGGGCAGGACGTGGCGCGGCTGCATTCCGGCGATCTCTCGGTCTGGTCGGCCATGGGCGAACAGATGCGGCGGCTGCGCGAGCTGGACATCCCGGTCTCCGTCACCCCCGGCGTGCCCGCCTTCGCCGCCGCCGCCGCCGCGCTCGGCACCGAGCTGACCCTGCCGGGTCTCGCGCAATCGGTGGTGCTCACCCGCACGCCGGGCCGCGCCTCCTCCATGCCCGAGGGCGAGACGCTGAGCAATTTCGCCGCCACCGGCGCGACGCTGGCCATTCACCTCTCGATCCAGAACCTTTCCCGCGTGGTGGCCGACCTCTCTCCCGCCTATGGCACGGATTGCCCCGTCGCCGTGGTCTACCGCGCGAGCTGGCCCGACGAGCGCATCGTCCGGGGCACGCTCGGCGATATCGAAGAGGCGCTCGGCGAGGGCATCTCGCGCACCGCGCTGATCCTCGTAGGGCCGGCGCTTGCCGGCGAGGGCTTTGCCGAAAGCTGCCTCTACGCGGCGGGATACGACCGCCGCTACCGCCCGCAAAGCGCCGAAAGCCCGTGGTCGGGCTGGCGCCCCGAAGGCGAGGAGCGCAACAATGGCTGAGATGCCGGGCCTGCTGATCTCGGCGCCCTCTTCGGGCACCGGCAAGACCACCGTGGTGCTGGGGCTTTTGCGGGCGCTGGCCGAGGACGGGCTGCGCGTGCAGCCCTTCAAATCCGGCCCCGATTACATCGACCCGGCCTTTCACCGCGCCGCCAGCGGGCGGGCCTCGTTCAACCTCGACAGCTGGGCGATGGGAGACGGTCTGCTTTCCTCCATCGCGGCGCAGGCGGCGGGCGCGGATCTTTGCATCGCCGAGGGCTCCATGGGGCTCTATGACGGGGTGGCGACACGCGGGCAGAGCGGCTTCGGCAGCAGCGCCGAGACCGCGCGCCGCATGGGCTGGCCGGTGGTGCTGGTGCTGGATGTGGGCGGTCAGGCGCAATCCGCCGCCGCCACAGCGCTCGGCTTTGCCAGCTACGACCGCGAGCTGCCCTTTGCCGGGGTGATCCTGAACCGCGTCGCCTCGCCCCGCCACGAGCGGCTGATCCGGCTGGGGATGGAGCGCGCCGGTCTGCCGGTGCTGGGGGTGCTGCCAAGGCGCGGCGACCTCACCCTGCCCGAGCGGCATCTGGGGCTGATCCAGGCGGTGGAACATCCGGATCTGGAAACCGCCATCGCGGGCTATGCGGCCTTCCTGCGCGCCCATGTGGATCTGGGCGCGCTCAAATCCGCCGCGCGCGGTCTGCCCCTGCCCGCAGAGCCGGCGCCACTGCCCCGCCCGCCCGCGCAGCGCATCGCGCTGGCGCAGGACGCGGCGTTTTCCTTCACCTATCCGCACCTGCTCGAAGGCTGGCGCGCGGCAGGGGCCGAGATCCTGCCGTTCTCGCCGCTGGCCGACGAGCCGCCCGCGCCCGAGGCCGATCTGGTCTGGCTGCCCGGCGGCTATCCCGAGCTGCACGCCGGAAAGCTGGCGGCGGCGGAACGGTTCCGCGCCGGGCTTTGCACCCATGCCGAGACCAAGCCGGTGCATGGCGAATGCGGCGGCTACATGGCACTCGGTGCGGCGCTGATCGACAAGGAAGGCGTACGTCACCAGATGGCCGGGCTGCTGGGGCTGGTGACGAGCTATGAACGCCGCAAGTTCCATCTCGGCTATCGCCGGGCGGTGCTGGAGGCGCCCCTGCCCGGCCACGCCCCCGGCGCCGCGCTGCGCGGGCACGAATTCCATTACTCGACCATTCTGGAACAGCCCGACGCGCCGCTCGCCCGCGTCGCCGATGCGGATGGCAACCCGGTGCCCGAGACCGGCTCGCACCGGGGCCATGTGAGTGGTACCT
The window above is part of the Salipiger abyssi genome. Proteins encoded here:
- the cobI gene encoding precorrin-2 C(20)-methyltransferase; translated protein: MSAKTGTRVQGTVWGVGLGPGDPDLMSVRADRLIRGARHLAYFRKAGRMGRARQIVDGMLPDTVSEVPMDYPMTTEIPFSDPRYVAALSGFYADCTTRLRRLAEAGEDVVVLCEGDPFFYGSFMHLYTRLKPVVPVRVVPAITGMSAAWTATGLPVTWGDDVLSVVMGTLPEEALSTHMAQADALVVMKVGQNLGKVRRALQAAGKYDAAWLVEYASMPQQTVQRLCETEAETAPYFSIVVVHGQGRRP
- a CDS encoding precorrin-8X methylmutase, with amino-acid sequence MTYTYETDGAAIYRQSFATIRAEAALGGFAPDEEQIAVRMIHAAGMVGLERHIRFSPGFAETARTALEDGAPILCDARMVSEGITRPRLPAGNAVICTLQDKRVPDLAARMSTTRSAAALELWRPHLSGALVAIGNAPTALFHLLNMLEDPDCPRPAAIIGCPVGFVGAAESKAALWADQPEPCCIVEGRLGGSAITVAAINAIASRAE
- a CDS encoding cobalt-precorrin-6A reductase, whose protein sequence is MAPNLLVLGGTTEATALCRRLAGAGIAGTVSLAGRVERPRPQPLPQRVGGFGGPEGLADYLRAQKITHVVDATHPFAARMSANAVAGCALAGVPLIALTRAPWQSGPGDDWRHVPDIAGAVAALAGAPARVFLAVGRQHLAAFSAAPQHHYLLRLVDPPAEPLPLPHHRVVVERGPFTEAGDLALMRAQGTELVVSKNSGGSGASAKLAAARALGLPVIMIDRPALPARRETHEIATVLDWIGHHPADLGV
- the cbiE gene encoding precorrin-6y C5,15-methyltransferase (decarboxylating) subunit CbiE — encoded protein: MAEDPWVTIIGLGEDGPAGLCSASRSALEAAEVIMGPPRHLSLLPGLAAERVAWPVPFADGIERLLALRGRLVVVLASGDPFWFGAGAVLARHLATEEWRALPGISTFALAASRLGWPLETTGCFGLHAAPLTRLRPHLAMGARLIVLLRDGEAVTALADYLCETGFGESRLTVLEALGGPRERITRARADALPEAEFAHPVCAALELAGGPALPLASGRADDWFESDGQITKRPVRALTLSALAPRPHEHLWDIGGGSGSIGIEWLLAHPTLAATAIEPRAERADRIRANAGRLGMDRLHVVTGAAPDALAGLTPPDAVFVGGGLDTALLGWLETHLPQGTRLVANAVTLETEALLTNAQARLGGDLLRIELSEPAAIGPRRGWRASYPIVQWSVVL
- the cobJ gene encoding precorrin-3B C(17)-methyltransferase — protein: MSGSVVIAGLGPGAEALVTPEVQAALDDATDVVGYIPYVARVAERPGLVKHASDNRVELDRARHALELAEAGRRVVVVSSGDPGVFAMASALFEAVEAGPRHWRDLDIRVLPGITAMLAAAARAGAPLGHDFCAINLSDNLKPWELIEKRLRLAVEADFAMAFYNPRSKARPEGFARVLSLLTEACGDARPVIFARAVSTPEEEIRVVPLPECRPEMADMRTMVIVGSSATRIITRDGAPFVYTPRSAG
- the cobN gene encoding cobaltochelatase subunit CobN; translation: MHILFRESHGLEETETPTDLGQSPADLVVLSFSDSDLGAFAGAWHRGGGREGRLPTLRLASLAALKHPLSVDTYVEQTLEGAKGILIRLIGGMPYWAYGLQQVRALAERRGIALAVLPADGRPDPRLDAQSTVPVSTLRRLAQLCDAGGVVAAQAALAQLALAAGLYAGPVRGAKHVPEVGAWLPEHGVCCPLLLPARAESDNAPRVLLVFYRSYLVADDLAPLETLAAAFRARGYGVMGLFAPSLKSPDAAGWLRRQVAQLAPDAIVNATAFSGIGSTGSSPLDAGGVPVFQVALATSDRKAWSEAARGLSPADLAMHVVLPEVDGRLSGGVISFKEPAPRDPDLQFSRQAHRPAPERVAATVNRVDGWLHLARTPRHERRVALILSTYPGKDWALGHAVGLDAPASARAILSDLATEGYDVAPAENDLPQRLLARETGWDLDAYKTALATLPEPLQNDLHETWGAPEDDPDITDGSIRFAAIRQGKALVALQPERGLPGARDDEYHDLARTPRHAYVAFYLWLHRQADALVHIGAHGTLEWLPGKSVALSAECWPEALTGALPVLYPFIVNDPGEAAQAKRRIGALTLGHIPPPLRRSGTPQRLSRLEALLDEFSNADGLDPKRRDRLQEDIRGEAQALGVERDLGLDRASCPHEAITRIDRFVCDVKDSQFGEGLHVWGRDARPGTGFETGPSTRAERQSLLDALDGRRIAPGPSGSPYRGRSDVLPTGRNLFTTDPRSVPTRAAYAQGGKLAEELIRRHLQDEGDYPRGLVVDLWGSATMRTAGEDFAMALHLLGVRPVWDEGSERVSGIEVLPIAELDRPRIDVTLRVSGLFRDVFPTLSALFAQAVRALAARDEAPDWNPYAGRADLARVYGPAPGSFGLGMGASLEDYSDAARRAAGEAWLAASAWALDGDQAQRDLPGIHARVKQAEGFVHSQDLPETDLLLAADYAGHEAGFAAAQAVAGGDAQLYHLDNTDPDRPRARALPEEIARVVRARAAHPGWIAGMRDHGFRGAAEIAATLDHMAAFAHLSGAVAPHLFDLYYAATLADRDTDRFLQETNPEARAAMLARFRALLDAGLWQTQSNSLRMQLMEDDA
- the cobW gene encoding cobalamin biosynthesis protein CobW, which translates into the protein MSNLAKLPVTVITGFLGSGKTTLVRELMRNPGGKRLAVVVNEFGDVGVDGEILKSCAIPDCPAENIMELANGCICCTVADDFIPTIEALMALDPRPDHILIETSGLALPKPLLKAFDWPDIRSRITVDGVIALADAEAVAAGRFAPDVARVDAQRAADDSLDHETPLSEVFEDQISCADIVLLTKPDLAGPEGVAQAKAVIAAEAPRPIPVVEVAEGVVDPRVILGLEAAAEDDMDARPSHHDGAAPHDHDDFDSVVVEIPELADPAALVGAIETLARERNVLRVKGYAAVAGKPMRLLVQAVGARVRHQYDRPWGSDEPRRGQLVVIAEHDDIDPAAISAVLGAISEAAE
- a CDS encoding cobalamin biosynthesis protein — protein: MIVAGFGFRGAATPESLRDAYDRARAGDTATRIATAADKAESPAFRAFAQSLGLPVVPVPPQRLTHQATLTRSAASQTARGTGSVAEAAALAAAGPQARLVGARAISEDRLATCALAWGETT
- the cobM gene encoding precorrin-4 C(11)-methyltransferase, which translates into the protein MTVHFIGAGPGAPDLLTLRGRDIIAACPVCLYAGSLVPEAILAHCPEGARIVNTAPMDLDAILDEIRAAHDKGQDVARLHSGDLSVWSAMGEQMRRLRELDIPVSVTPGVPAFAAAAAALGTELTLPGLAQSVVLTRTPGRASSMPEGETLSNFAATGATLAIHLSIQNLSRVVADLSPAYGTDCPVAVVYRASWPDERIVRGTLGDIEEALGEGISRTALILVGPALAGEGFAESCLYAAGYDRRYRPQSAESPWSGWRPEGEERNNG
- the cobG gene encoding precorrin-3B synthase; amino-acid sequence: MSEPQVKGWCPGALRPMMSGDGLVIRVRPRLARLEAAQALGLCDLAQRYGNGSLDLTSRANLQIRGVAPDDHEALMAALGGLDLLDTDPETERRRNILVTPFWQRGDRSARLARALTEALPELPELPAKVGFAVDTGAQPVLVDAPADFRFERSQGGLLLRADGWALGRPVTDDSAIPALIELAEWFDAHRSPERRRMAQVLAATPLPDAWASTAPKQRAALPQPGAHALGALLGAPFGQIGAEPLARLLHETGAPALRLTPWRLFLLEGAAMPETDDFVTDPGDPLLRADACAGAPFCPSASVETRALARALAPRVPGRLHVSGCAKGCARAAPATVTLTGRDGVFDLIRDGCAGDTPQRTGLTSSDLQSNSEWLR